A single window of Nicotiana sylvestris chromosome 3, ASM39365v2, whole genome shotgun sequence DNA harbors:
- the LOC104241908 gene encoding coatomer subunit zeta-1-like, whose translation MALNYDSCPVVKNILLLDSEGKRVAVKYYSDDWPTNSAKIAFEKSIFTKTQKTNARTEAEITMFDNNIIVYKFVQDLHFFVTGGDDENELVLATVLQGFFDAVTLLLRNNVEQREALENLDLILLCLDEIVDGGMVLETDGNIIAGKVSSHTMDDGAPLSEQTITQALATAREHLTRSLLR comes from the exons ATGGCTCTAAACTAT GATTCTTGTCCAGTAGTAAAGAACATACTTCTTTTGGATTCGGAAGGAAAACGTGTAGCTGTTAAATATTACTCCGATGATTGGCCTACAAACAGCGCCAAGATTGCCTTTGAAAAGTCCATTTTTACCAAGACTCAAAAGACAAATGCTCGCACCGAAG CTGAAATAACAATGTTCGACAACAATATTATTGTTTATAAATTTGTGCAAGACCTCCACTTCTTTGTGACTGGAGGTGATGATGAAAATGAACTAGTTTTAGCCACAGTTCTTCAGGGTTTCTTTGATGCAGTTACCCTTCTCCTCAG GAATAACGTTGAACAGAGGGAAGCACTTGAGAACTTAGATCTCATTCTTTTATGCCTTGATGAGATTGTGGATGGAGG GATGGTTCTTGAGACTGATGGTAATATTATTGCGGGAAAAGTTTCCAGTCATACTATGGATGATGGAGCACCCTTGTCTGAACAG ACGATAACTCAAGCGTTGGCAACAGCACGCGAGCATTTGACAAGATCACTTCTCAGATGA